GTGAACATCGGGGCCGGTTTTGATACCCTGATGTACGAACTCAGCCGTGATCATACCGATCTGACATGTATCGAACTGGATCATCCGGCGACCGCAGAGCAAAAAAGTCAGGCGTTTGCCGCCGATGCACCAACCAATTTGCACACGCATCCCGTGGACCTATCCAAGACCGCGTTGAGCGACGCTCTGGCGCAGATACCTGCATTTGATCCGTCAGCAAGGACCTGCTTCATTTGCGAGGGTGTGCTGATGTATCTCGAGTCGACGGACATCGAGCGGGTATTCTCTTCCTTGACGCAAGTCACCTCGGGCGAGGTGCGATTTATCTTTACCGCGGTCCCGAGCATGGACAGCCCCAACACCAATGCCACTTGGCTGCTTAAGCGGTACTTACATCGCTTGGGCGAGCCATTGCGCTGGACCATCGAAAAATCCGACATCACAGATTACCTAGCCGCACAGGGTTTTGACCTGGATCAGGTTGTAGATGGCCATGACATGCGACGGGAATATCTGTCGCACTTGTCCGGCACCCCATTCCACTTGGGTGAGTTTGTGGTTTGCTGCGTGCCAATCCAAAAGGGATAGACCATGCCAATTCGCATTCAACTGGCGCAAAGCGAGCAGCATATCGATCAGATATTTCGCATTCGGCATCAGGTCTTCTGTGAGGAAGAGGGTCTGATCAAACCCGATGGGACGCAGATTGTGCTGGACCGGTTTGATGCCTTTCCGGCCTCTAAAATGTTTGTGGTTCTGGACGAAGACGATCAGGTGGTCGGCAGTGTCCGGATCACTATGGATAACGCGGTTGCTCAGCCAACGGATGAGTACTTCGACTTCCGCGCGCATCTGCCCGAAGACAGCCGGTTTATGAGCGTCGGCATGTTTTGCGTTACAAAACCTTACCGAAATGCATTGATTGCCAGTGGGTTGTTGTTGATGTGTACCTACTACGCGCTGGCCAATGATGTGGACTATATCGGCGCACCGTTGAACCCGACCATTGGCAATCTGATCCGCCGCATTGGGGCGAAACCGCTCACCAAAGACCTGCAGTACGTACCGCACCTGAATACGGGGATTCTGCCATATCTTCTGGATGTCCATGATCTGAATGAAACTTTTTTGAATTTTGCCAGACAGAATATCGCTCACAACATGATTCAGTCTTATGAGTGCATGATCTTCAACAAGGGAGAGCAGATCATCCGAAAGGATGATGTTGGCGATTGCGCCTTTGTCATCGTCAATGGCACGGCACAGGTTCTGCATCCAGTTACATCCGAACCGATGGCGGAATTGACCGAAGGCGATGTGTTTGGTGAGTTGGCACTGTTTTCCGCAGACAATGTGCGCTCGGCAGATGTGTTTGCATCCTCGGTGACGCGCGCGATGGTGTTACCGAAAAAGGCCTTTCTAGAACACATCAAGGCGTCACCCGAGGCCGGCATCACCCTGCTGCACAGCATGACCAGCCGCATGAAATCCATGCTTGAGCGTTAGTTCAAGGCCCATTCAATTGCGTCTTGCTGCAGTGTTCACGCTAATATTGGGTAGTGGCCGCAGCATATGGAGCGGGATACGTCGCCTAAAGCCTTATGAAATAATCACATTCGCCAATTGATCGACCTGACCGACCTTTACCGTCTCGCCCACACGGCTGCAGATGTCGGTAAGGCTGTATTTCTCTGACATCGCCTGCGATGCCTGAAATGCTCCCATTGGTCAGAATGGCAACCTATGCGGCGGACCTCACTCCGACCAGGAAACCATCGACCTCATCCTTCAGATTGCTGGCTTCACTCTGAAGTACTTCAGCCACGGTGCTGACCTGGCGGGCCGTGCTGCCGGTCTCGTCGGCAGAGGAAGCCACCGTCACGATGTTGCGTGCCACATCCTGCGTTCCGTTGGCTGCTTCCTGGATGTTGCGAGCGATTTCTTCGGTCGCATGACCCTGCTGATCCACAGAACCTTGAATGCTGTTCGCGATCTCGTTCATCTTTTCGATGGTCAGAGAGATCCCCTGAATCGCACCGACAGCACCCTCTGTCTCACTCTGCACCGACTGGATCTGCATTGAGATCTCGTCAGTCGCTTTCGCGGTCTGTGTCGCGAGTTCTTTGACCTCCGCAGCAACAACGGCAAAACCGCGACCGGCTTCGC
This sequence is a window from Labrenzia sp. CE80. Protein-coding genes within it:
- a CDS encoding class I SAM-dependent methyltransferase — protein: MQDDKASHTAYTVLQGVVHTGWQKHTKGLVSSDKMSACLDILNSSDEGRKRLNQLRNPLLSAGLMMMQRLLLPGISIHYVTRKKAIEGFVRSDIARGARQVVNIGAGFDTLMYELSRDHTDLTCIELDHPATAEQKSQAFAADAPTNLHTHPVDLSKTALSDALAQIPAFDPSARTCFICEGVLMYLESTDIERVFSSLTQVTSGEVRFIFTAVPSMDSPNTNATWLLKRYLHRLGEPLRWTIEKSDITDYLAAQGFDLDQVVDGHDMRREYLSHLSGTPFHLGEFVVCCVPIQKG
- a CDS encoding cyclic nucleotide-binding domain-containing protein, whose amino-acid sequence is MPIRIQLAQSEQHIDQIFRIRHQVFCEEEGLIKPDGTQIVLDRFDAFPASKMFVVLDEDDQVVGSVRITMDNAVAQPTDEYFDFRAHLPEDSRFMSVGMFCVTKPYRNALIASGLLLMCTYYALANDVDYIGAPLNPTIGNLIRRIGAKPLTKDLQYVPHLNTGILPYLLDVHDLNETFLNFARQNIAHNMIQSYECMIFNKGEQIIRKDDVGDCAFVIVNGTAQVLHPVTSEPMAELTEGDVFGELALFSADNVRSADVFASSVTRAMVLPKKAFLEHIKASPEAGITLLHSMTSRMKSMLER